One segment of Rosa chinensis cultivar Old Blush chromosome 6, RchiOBHm-V2, whole genome shotgun sequence DNA contains the following:
- the LOC112170074 gene encoding uncharacterized protein LOC112170074: MKRAIRSVEDLIEEVQLRFVWWALFVFAVSYFLTHTSKSMWMNLPIAILLVAVLRMLLNEVEFHWKVHKPVRPKSYLSHLEKKQLSVNDSRLSTSLPPPKWKRKIGSPIVEDAMRDFIDKILKDFVIDLWYSDITPDKEAPEQIRAIIMDALGEVSGRAKEINLVDLLTRDIIDLIAEHLELFRRNQAAIGVDVMKTLSSEERDERLKHHLMTSKELHPALISPESEYKFLQRVMGGVIAVVLRPREAQCPVVRSIARELLTSLVIEPVMNFASPGYINELIEYVLEIVKDYIFKEADGDQSTAGGVHDHDSPLRKYATFNRRTDMTLAKIENQGEAFSDYNTFQEDPLQSQPAVWARGLEAATQRRTEVLTPENLENMWTKGRNYKKKEHKRIITGVQEPVPKGSGAHSAVPAKKLGNEMLANRHDISTGEEDRSIVNLTQGASFDTHFSDATKKELRFSSDVNKESISKEGHLVDESDDDRDLAANGVKSSLKRSNSTSALKIQPDAKKASTQGGGSIISEFYSPEFGRHVEGHIGKSASDMVVRSVGQVPKLRCRVMGAYFEKLGSKSFAVYSIAVTDAENRTWFVKRRYRNFERLHRHLKEIPNYTLHLPPKRIFSSSTEDAFVHQRCIQLDRYLQDLLSIANVAEQHEVWDFLSATSKNYSFGKSPSVMRTLAVNVDDAVDDIVRQFKGVSDGLMRAVVGPSTSEGSSSIPVLNLSWNAEETSENVSRQNTGETLSSFSDNEPAENDQSCDPVEVRSNAQDSGWHSDNELDFKGGQPWIKHSRSIGLQKKVVVDSGGGNDVFPRAIGSVTFNPLELEDPVGMPPEWTPPNVSVPLLNLVDKVFQLKRRGWLRRQVFWMSKQILQLMMEDAIDDWLLRHIQLLRREDIIASGIRWLQDVLWPNGTFFLKVGNAKDDQNSLPTTNQFGGSKVGKPGSFEQQLEAARRASDLKKLLFDGAPTALVSLVGYKQYRRCARDIYYFTQSTICVKQLAYAILELCLVSIFPELRDLIVDIHEKTHIDQTVR; encoded by the exons aTGAAGAGGGCGATAAGGAGCGTAGAGGATCTGATCGAGGAGGTTCAGCTTCGATTCGTTTGGTGGGCGCTGTTTGTCTTCGCTGTTTCCTACTTCTTGACGC ATACAAGCAAATCAATGTGGATGAATCTGCCCATAGCAATCTTACTTGTCGCGGTATTACGCATGCTATTAAATGAGGTGGAATTTCACTGGAAGGTTCATAAGCCTGTTCGGCCGAAATCATATTTGTCTCATTTGGAGAAGAAACAGTTGTCTGTGAACGACTCACGCCTTTCTACTTCGCTGCCACCGccaaaatggaaaaggaaaattggTTCTCCGATCGTAGAGGATGCAATGAGAGATTTCATTGACAAAATTTTGAAGGATTTTGTGATTGATTTATGGTATTCGGATATAACACCGGACAAGGAGGCTCCAGAGCAGATACGCGCAATTATCATGGATGCTCTTGGTGAAGTATCAGGAAGAGCTAAAGAGATAAACCTTGTTGATTTGCTAACAAG GGATATAATAGATTTAATAGCAGAACATTTAGAGCTTTTCAGAAGAAACCAAGCTGCTATAGGTGTTGATGTTATGAAAACATTGTCTTCAGAGGAGAGAGATGAAAGGTTGAAACATCATCTTATGACTTCAAAGGAGCTCCATCCTGCATTGATATCACCTGAGAGTGAGTACAAG TTTCTTCAGCGGGTAATGGGTGGAGTGATAGCGGTGGTGCTCAGACCACGAGAAGCTCAATGTCCAGTGGTTCGATCCATTGCCAGAGAACTATTAACAAGCTTGGTAATTGAACCTGTTATGAATTTCGCAAGCCCTGG GTACATCAATGAGTTGATTGAATATGTTTTGGAAATTGTTAAAGATTATATCTTTAAAGAGGCAGATGGGGACCAGTCTACTGCAGGGGGCGTACATGATCATGATTCTCCGCTGAGGAAATATGCTACCTTTAATCGGAGGACTGATATGACCTTGGCTAAAATTGAAAATCAGGGAGAAGCATTCTCGGACTATAACACATTCCAGGAAGATCCTTTGCAGTCGCAGCCTGCTGTTTGGGCTCGAGGGTTGGAGGCTGCGACACAGAGAAGGACTGAAGTTCTTACTCCTGAAAATCTAGAAAACATGTGGACAAAGGGAAGAAACtataaaaagaaagaacacaagagaataataacaggagttcAGGAACCTGTACCAAAGGGTTCAGGAGCGCATAGTGCTGTACCTGCAAAAAAGTTGGGGAATGAAATGCTAGCTAACAGGCATGATATTTCTACAGGAGAGGAAGATAGATCTATTGTCAATCTAACCCAGGGGGCAAGTTTTGACACCCATTTTAGTGATGCGACTAAAAAGGAGTTGCGGTTCTCTTCAGATGTCAACAAGGAATCAATTTCTAAGGAAGGGCATCTTGTTGATGAGTCGGATGACGATAGAGATCTTGCTGCTAATGGAGTTAAAAGTAGCCTTAAACGATCAAATAGCACTTCTGCTTTGAAAATCCAACCTGACGCAAAAAAAGCTTCGACACAAGGTGGAGGTTCCATCATTTCAGAGTTCTATAGTCCTGAATTTGGCAGGCATGTAGAAGGGCATATTGGTAAGAGTGCCTCAGATATGGTAGTCCGCAGTGTGGGACAAGTTCCCAAGCTCAGGTGCCGG GTTATGGGAGCATACTTTGAGAAACTTGGGTCAAAATCTTTTGCAGTTTATTCAATTGCAGTGACAGATGCAGAAAACAGAACTTGGTTTGTGAAACGAAG ATATAGGAATTTTGAGCGACTACACCGCCATCTCAAAGAAATTCCAAATTACACCTTACATTTGCCCCCCAAAAGGATATTCTCATCAAGCACAGAGGATGCTTTTGTTCATCAGCGATGTATCCAGCTTGACAGATATCTCCAG GATCTTTTGTCAATAGCGAACGTTGCTGAACAGCATGAAGTTTGGGATTTTTTAAGTGCTACCTCGAAG aATTACTCATTTGGAAAATCTCCCTCAGTGATGAGAACTCTTGCAG TGAATGTGGATGATGCTGTGGACGATATTGTTCGCCAGTTCAAAGGGGTTTCAGATGGCTTAATGCGTGCCGTTGTTGGTCCATCCACTTCTGAGGGCTCATCTTCAATTCCTGTGTTGAACTTGTCCTGGAATGCCGAAGAGACAAGTGAAAATGTTTCTAGGCAAAATACAGGGGAAACACTGAGTAGCTTTTCTGATAATGAGCCTGCCGAAAATGATCAAAGTTGTGACCCTGTGGAAGTCAGATCTAATGCGCAGGATAGTGGGTGGCATTCAGACAATGAATTGGACTTTAAGGGCGGACAACCTTGGATTAAACATTCGAGAAGCATAGGGTTGCAGAAGAAAGTGGTTGTGGATTCTGGGGGTGGCAATGATGTCTTTCCTAGAGCAATTGGTTCAGTAACCTTCAATCCTTTGGAACTGGAGGATCCAGTTGGAATGCCACCTGAG TGGACTCCACCCAATGTTAGTGTACCTCTGTTGAATCTAGTGGACAAGGTATTTCAGCTTAAGAGAAGGGGATGGCTAAG AAGACAAGTGTTTTGGATGTCAAAACAAATACTACAGTTGATGATGGAAGACGCTATTGATGACTGGCTCTTGAGGCATATTCAATTGCTTCGGAGGGAGGATATTATAGCTTCAGGAATTCGATGGCTTCAAGAT GTTCTATGGCCCAATGGCACATTCTTCCTTAAGGTTGGTAATGCTAAAGACGATCAAAACTCTCTTCCAACTACGAACCAATTTGGTGGCAGTAAGGTTGGTAAACCAGGTTCTTTTGAGCAGCAGCTTGAGGCTGCTCGGAGAGCTAGTGATCTGAAGAAACTGCTCTTTG ATGGAGCTCCAACAGCCTTAGTCAGCTTAGTCGGATATAAGCAGTACAGACGTTGTGCAAGAGATATTTATTATTTCACTCAG TCTACTATATGCGTGAAGCAACTTGCATATGCAATACTTGAGTTATGTCTTGTATCAATATTCCCTGAGCTACGGGATCTTATTGTTGATATTCACGAGAAGACGCACATCGATCAAACTGTACGGTGA
- the LOC112173575 gene encoding cell division cycle-associated 7-like protein: MFPLSDGPKMVSRRTRGPKPAADGDEETGSGDNAAAEVSDYEQIRDQRIKENKERMQKLGIFDLSLQLKSKPSAASKRGRPLKDPSDQTNTITKTSLSPARRSSRLKTLAPVSYVEIRPKGKRESSWNGEINIKEGIRPEIYSDEHEKLLGDCKETWELSVDGYGEDGKRIYDPVKGETCHQCRQKTLGQHTHCCKCDLVQGQFCGDCLYMRYGENVIEASKNPDWICPVCRGICNCSLCRKEKGWEPTGNLYRKVINLGYKSVAHYLIQTRRSQRKSETSGAEESMHDDMKQETEEAHLTGGEEMEEVQCVDAKDLGNIDDTGAAVAGDSVEGETKGKPRRRSTRLRKN; the protein is encoded by the exons ATGTTTCCACTTTCCGACGGCCCAAAAATGGTGAGCCGAAGAACCCGAGGTCCCAAACCCGCCGCCGACGGCGACGAAGAAACCGGAAGCGGAGACAACGCAGCCGCAGAGGTTTCGGACTACGAGCAAATCAGAGACCAACGGATCAAAGAGAACAAGGAGCGAATGCAGAAGCTGGGCATTTTCGACCTTTCACTCCAGCTCAAGTCCAAACCCTCCGCCGCTTCAAAACGCGGCCGTCCGTTGAAGGACCCTTCCGATCAGACCAACACCATAACCAAAACCTCTCTCTCCCCGGCAAGGCGTTCCTCTAG GTTGAAGACTCTGGCTCCGGTGAGTTATGTGGAGATTAGGCCCAAAGGGAAGAGGGAGTCTTCGTGGAATGGTGAGATTAATATCAAGGAGGGTATAAGGCCAGAGATTTATAGTGATGAGCATGAAAAGCTATTGGGGGATTGTAAGGAGACTTGGGAACTCTCGGTTGATGGGTATGGAGAAGACGGGAAGCGGATTTATGATCCGGTTAAGGGTGAAACTTGCCACCAATGCAG GCAGAAAACTCTTGGTCAGCATACACATTGCTGCAAATGTGACTTGGTCCAAGGGCAGTTTTGTGGAGATTGCTTATACATGAG ATATGGAGAGAATGTGATCGAAGCCAGCAAAAATCCTGATTGGATTTGCCCTGTTTGTCGGGGCATTTGCAACTGCAGTCTTTGCCGTAAAGAAAAAGGGTGGGAGCCCACTGGTAATCTGTATAGGAAG GTCATAAATCTGGGTTACAAGTCTGTGGCACATTATCTTATTCAAACCCGTCGTTCCCAACGAAAATCAGAAACCTCAGGTGCAGAGGAATCAATGCATGATGATATGAAACAAGAAACAGAAGAGGCACACTTAACAGGGGGAGAAGAAATGGAAGAGGTTCAGTGTGTTGATGCCAAAGATTTGGGTAACATAGATGATACTGGTGCTGCCGTTGCTGGGGATTCAGTTGAAGGTGAGACAAAGGGAAAGCCGAGAAGGAGGAGCACAAGGTTGAGGAAGAACTAA